The DNA segment CAACAGCTTCATTTTTTCTGGGTTGAATTCTATCCCACGTTCAGTTACCATGAACCCCAGAAACTTGCCACTTTTCACCCCAAACATACACTTGGCCGGATTCAACTTGATCCCATACCGCCGAACTGTAGCAAAAGTTTCCTCCAGGTCAAGTATAAAACAATCCCGGGTCCTGGACTTCACCAATACATCATCCACATATACCTCCACATTTCGACCCACCTGTTCCTGGAACACTTTGTCCATCATCCGCTGATACGTAGCCCCTGCATTTTTtagaccaaatggcataaccacgTAACAGAAAGTACCTCCCGAGGTGATAAAACTGACTTTGTCTTGATCTTCCAAGGCTAAAGGAATTTGATGGTAGCCCTGGTATGCATCCATGAAGCTTAGCAATTCACACCCGGATGTGGAATCCACCAATTGGTCAATCTGGGGTAGAGGATAACAATCCTTGGGGCAGGCTTTATTTAAATCCCGGAAATCCACACACATCCGCCACTTCCCAGTAGCTTTTGGTACTAGCACTACGTTGGACAACCAAGTAGGAAATTGTACTTCTTTAATGTGTCCGGCCCGCAGTAGCTCTTGAACCTGCTCCGCTATCACTTTATCCTTCTCAGCTCCGAAATGCCTCTTCTTTTGTAATACAGGCCGGGCTCCAGAGATGATGTTGAGTTTGTGTTCTGCAACATGAGATGAAACTCCCATCAAATCGCCCTGAGCCCAGGCGAACACATCCTTATTCTGAATGAGGCAACCTTTCAATGTTTCAGCCAACCTTGCTTCTAAGTCCCGGGCTATTTTAACAGACTTCCCTGTTTGCCCGAGCTCCAGCTCCACCTCTTCATACTCACCTTTAGACTCCTCCACAGAACAGACTTCTCTTCCCCCCTGGGCTCCTTCCTTCCCACTCTGTCTTGCCCTCTTGTAATCTACCTTCACTGTCTCGGCATAGCATTTTCGGGAAGAAGGTTGATCTCCTCGGACTTCTCCGACCTTATCTCCCACTGggaatttgatcttttgatggtAAGCTGAGGCCACGGCTTTGAAAGAATTCATAGCCGGCCTCCCCAAGATGACATTATAAGAAGAGGGTGCTCCTACTAATGTGAATCTTGTCATGACCGTCCTCTTCTCATCTCCTGACCCTAAGGTTATGGGCAGCAACATTTCCCCTTGGGGTTGAATGGTGTGCCCTGCAAAACCATATAAGGCAGTTTTTACCGGGCTCAGCTCATACCCATGCAGATCCATATGCTCGAATGCTTCTTGAAAAAGGACGTTTACTGAGCTCCCCGAGTCGACAAACACCCTTCGAACATCATAATTGACGATCCGAGCTTGTATAAGCAAGGCGTCATTATGTGGTAAGTTTACTCCTTCCAGGTCTTGGGATCCGAATGTGATGATTGGCTTTGAACCCTGTCGCCCTTCCTCCACCCCTAAACTTTCCCTCCGACTCCAAGCCTTCCTAGCCCGGTTTGAATCTCCGtcagtagatcctcctgatatcatgttaatGATACCTTTGGCAGGCCCATCTCCTGATGTCTTGTCCTTTTTTGCATGATCCATTTCTTGTTTCCATTTTTCCCGAGAGCTGGTGACATCCCGGGGAGAAACCAGTGTCTGTGACCCCCGAAACCAAGGCACACTTCGGGGCTTTTTCGGAACCGGCTTACCATCTCTAACATAAGGTAGCTGATGTCTCTGCTGCAGAGTTCGGCATTCACTGGTGTCATGAGTGCACTCCTGATGAAGCGCACAGTACTTCCAGAACTTCCCCCTAGAAACAGGGGTCTGGGTCGCAACTCCCTCTTCGCACACGTGAACAGCCCTATCTCGAGTCCCTCGGTGCGGAGCATACCAGGATAACCGTCCCATGGGATCATGGCTTTCTCTACTTCTTCCTTGTTCTTGGCCTCCCTCCCGCCGGGTTACCTCCTTCTTCTGCCTCTGAGCTTCCTCCATGTTAATGTATTTTTCAGCCCGAGCCAGCAAATCTTCGAAAGTCCGGGGTGCTTTCTTCACTAGTGATTTGAAAAATTCCCCTTCCCGAAGACCTTGAGTGAAGTCCGTGATCTTGGTCTCCTGGGCACAGGTCGGGACCTCCAAAGCGATCTTGTTGAACCTTTTGATATAGGTTCGTAGAGACTCCTCTCCTGACTGTTTTGCTTCAAATAGGCTATAGGCAGTTTTCTTATACCTCTTGCTACTGCCGAAGTGCTGCAAAAACACTTGCTTGAATTTTGCAAAGGATCGAACACTTTGGGGCTCCAACTTTTCAAACCATCTTTGGGCAGAATCCACCAAAGTGGTTAAGAAGACTTTGCACTTGATCTTATCCCCATATCAATGTAACATAGCTACATTCTCAAACCGAGCCAGGTGCTCCTCTGGGTCCGTGCTCCCATCATACTCCCGGATTTTTGCCAACTTGTAATTTAATGGCAAGGGTTCCTCTATCACCTTCTGCGAAAAAGGGCAACCCGGAATCTTGATAGGCCAAGCCATTTTGGAACCCCCTTCTTCCAACTTCTGTACTTTCCTCCTAAGTTCATGCAACTCATCCGCCATGGAAGGCTGTATTGAGTGCATCCAagagctttcttcttcttctccttctcTAACTTGGGCATTAGGGTTTGGATTACCGCGGTTTCTTTCTTCCTCCACTGTTATGTCCTTTGATTGTGGTTGCTTTGCAGCTATCAACGACTTCCATATCATATCCTGAACATATGATTCGAACTGATCCATAGGAATGGTAATGTTCCGGCCTTGCTGGTGGTCTCCAGGTGATGTTTGCTCATGAGAAGCCATATCTACGTCTATAGAACAagcttcccacagacggcgccaatgatgATGGTTTATCAAACCGGGGCCCGGGTTGTCAGGGTAGTGAAGTGGGCCTGACGTGATGACCGGGCTAGTAGGTGTAAAATGTGGTTTGTCCCTCTTGGATCGAGGTGATCTGCTCACAAgggaaaagaatgaaagcaCGTTAGTGGGGCGCCGGATGGTTTTCCGGCGGGgtcactccgatgcttaagtcagacttagaaatagagtgggcttttAGGAAAAATGAGTATAGTGCTTTGGGATTTTAGATGAACATACCTCTACAAATGCCTGTGGCCAGGTATTTATAGGCCTTGGAGTGAGAGAGTCACTCCACATTTCcagggtagtggccacgatctggatCGTGGGTGCAGGAGTTACCCACGTTTACCTGTGACGCACGATGGAGCCGGAAGGCTCGGGATTATGGCAGTCGTGGGGATCATGCCCTTGAGACATGGGCTTTGTCTAAGTCATGCAGATTTGGTCTCTCGGGATTCTGAAGCTCCTAGCCTGCTTTAATACAGCCCTGACTCCCCTGGCCTTTCCTGGCCCTGCCACCCCTGGCTTACCAGGGTATCACTACTCCTcccaaaaatagtcgggctagaaccCTGTTCGCTGCCCTGACTAGCATCCCTGATGCTTCTGCTTCTCCTTAGCCCTGATACCCCTGACTTCCCGGGATATCACCACTCCTCCctaaaaatagtcgggctagaaccCTGTTCGCTGTCCTGACTAGCATCCTTGATGCTTCTGCTTCTCCTTAGCCCTGATACCCCTAACTTCCCGGGATATCAATTTATAATGAcaaaaaagaaaatagaaatgaAATGTTATATACCAAATAAATGTATACGCGTGAGATGAAAAGGACAAGATGTAGCAACCCGATTTTCAGAAATAAGCAATTAACtgtataaacatgtttaaaTGATAAAAAAGTGATTAAGGAATTCTCGGATGAGATTCATAAGTAAAAAATTGGATTCAGGACGTTCGGATATGATCCGGAGGGTTCAAAGTGTTTGagcagttcggaaggtccgaacatgAACAATGTGTAGATCGGAAGTTGCGATCCCTACAGAAGCAAGAATtggagtttggaagctccaatCCTGAGTTCAGAAGATTCGAAC comes from the Henckelia pumila isolate YLH828 chromosome 1, ASM3356847v2, whole genome shotgun sequence genome and includes:
- the LOC140862173 gene encoding uncharacterized protein, with amino-acid sequence MASHEQTSPGDHQQGRNITIPMDQFESYVQDMIWKSLIAAKQPQSKDITVEEERNRGNPNPNAQVREGEEEESSWMHSIQPSMADELHELRRKVQKLEEGGSKMAWPIKIPGCPFSQKVIEEPLPLNYKLAKIREYDGSTDPEEHLARWFEKLEPQSVRSFAKFKQVFLQHFGSSKRYKKTAYSLFEAKQSGEESLRTYIKRFNKIALEVPTCAQETKITDFTQGLREGEFFKSLVKKAPRTFEDLLARAEKYINMEEAQRQKKEVTRREGGQEQGRSRESHDPMGRLSWYAPHRGTRDRAVHVCEEGVATQTPVSRGKFWKYCALHQECTHDTSECRTLQQRHQLPYVRDGKPVPKKPRSVPWFRGSQTLVSPRDVTSSREKWKQEMDHAKKDKTSGDGPAKGIINMISGGSTDGDSNRARKAWSRRESLGVEEGRQGSKPIITFGSQDLEGVNLPHNDALLIQARIVNYDVRRVFVDSGSSVNVLFQEAFEHMDLHGYELSPVKTALYGFAGHTIQPQGEMLLPITLGSGDEKRTVMTRFTLVGAPSSYNVILGRPAMNSFKAVASAYHQKIKFPVGDKVGEVRGDQPSSRKCYAETVKVDYKRARQSGKEGAQGGREVCSVEESKGEYEEVELELGQTGKSVKIARDLEARLAETLKGCLIQNKDVFAWAQGDLMGVSSHVAEHKLNIISGARPVLQKKRHFGAEKDKVIAEQVQELLRAGHIKEVQFPTWLSNVVLVPKATGKWRMCVDFRDLNKACPKDCYPLPQIDQLVDSTSGCELLSFMDAYQGYHQIPLALEDQDKVSFITSGGTFCYVVMPFGLKNAGATYQRMMDKVFQEQVGRNVEVYVDDVLVKSRTRDCFILDLEETFATVRRYGIKLNPAKCMFGVKSGKFLGFMVTERGIEFNPEKMKLLREMPLPTSIKEVQRLTGRITSLARFIARSAHRSYHFFQVLRKAQRFGWTEQCEQAFKELKEHLASLPILVKPEPGERLWIYLSTTEKAVSTVLIKEEKGDQRPVYYVSHALKGAEVRYTEIERMALALVITARKLRPYFLSHPVTVLTNSLLG